From a region of the Panicum virgatum strain AP13 chromosome 2K, P.virgatum_v5, whole genome shotgun sequence genome:
- the LOC120694884 gene encoding WUSCHEL-related homeobox 11-like isoform X1, whose product MEDGRLMSPERQAAAEPVRSRWTPKPEQILILESIFNSGMVNPPKDETVRIRKLLERFGAVGDANVFYWFQNRRSRSRRRQRQLQLQAQAQAQAQAAGSSSSSGSPPPTSAAGLAPASSFAHGAAYGSSSASASWQGMMGDLDCGGGDDLFAISRQMGYADGGGSGSARAGSSSLRQQQLYYSCQSAAGSLTTMSVFINGVATEVPRGPIDLRSMFGQDVMLVHSTSGILPVNEYGILMQSLQMGESYFLVTRG is encoded by the exons ATGGAAGACGGCCGGCTGATGAGCCCcgagcggcaggcggcggcggagcctgtGCGGTCGCGGTGGACGCCCAAGCCGGAGCAGATACTCATCCTCGAGTCCATCTTCAACAGCGGGATGGTGAACCCGCCCAAGGACGAGACCGTCCGCATCCGCAAGCTGCTCGAGCGCTTCGGCGCCGTCGGCGACGCCAACGTCTTCTACTGGTTCCAGAACCGCCGCTCCCGCTcgcgccggcgccagcgccagctgcagctgcaggcgcaggcgcaggcgcaggcgcaggcggcaggctcctcgtcctcgtcgggATCGCCGCCCCCCACGAGCGCCGCTGGCCTCGCGCCGGCCTCGTCGTTCGCGCACGGCGCAGCGTACGGCTCGTCGTCCGCCTCCGCGTCGTGGCAGGGGATGATGGGGGACCTGGACTGCGGGGGCGGTGACGACCTGTTCGCCATATCGCGGCAGATGGGCTATGCGGACGGCGGTGGCTCCGGCTCGgccagagccggcagcagcagcttgcggcagcagcagctttACTACTCGTGCCAGTCTGCAG CAGGGAGCTTGACGACGATGTCGGTGTTCATCAATGGCGTGGCGACGGAGGTTCCCCGGGGCCCGATCGACTTGCGGTCCATGTTCGGGCAGGACGTGATGCTGGTCCACTCCACCAGCGGCATCCTCCCCGTCAACGAGTATGGAATCCTCATGCAGAGTCTGCAGATGGGCGAGAGCTACTTCTTG GTCACGAGGGGCTAG
- the LOC120694884 gene encoding WUSCHEL-related homeobox 11-like isoform X2 — protein sequence MEDGRLMSPERQAAAEPVRSRWTPKPEQILILESIFNSGMVNPPKDETVRIRKLLERFGAVGDANVFYWFQNRRSRSRRRQRQLQLQAQAQAQAQAAGSSSSSGSPPPTSAAGLAPASSFAHGAAYGSSSASASWQGMMGDLDCGGGDDLFAISRQMGYADGGGSGSARAGSSSLRQQQLYYSCQSAGSLTTMSVFINGVATEVPRGPIDLRSMFGQDVMLVHSTSGILPVNEYGILMQSLQMGESYFLVTRG from the exons ATGGAAGACGGCCGGCTGATGAGCCCcgagcggcaggcggcggcggagcctgtGCGGTCGCGGTGGACGCCCAAGCCGGAGCAGATACTCATCCTCGAGTCCATCTTCAACAGCGGGATGGTGAACCCGCCCAAGGACGAGACCGTCCGCATCCGCAAGCTGCTCGAGCGCTTCGGCGCCGTCGGCGACGCCAACGTCTTCTACTGGTTCCAGAACCGCCGCTCCCGCTcgcgccggcgccagcgccagctgcagctgcaggcgcaggcgcaggcgcaggcgcaggcggcaggctcctcgtcctcgtcgggATCGCCGCCCCCCACGAGCGCCGCTGGCCTCGCGCCGGCCTCGTCGTTCGCGCACGGCGCAGCGTACGGCTCGTCGTCCGCCTCCGCGTCGTGGCAGGGGATGATGGGGGACCTGGACTGCGGGGGCGGTGACGACCTGTTCGCCATATCGCGGCAGATGGGCTATGCGGACGGCGGTGGCTCCGGCTCGgccagagccggcagcagcagcttgcggcagcagcagctttACTACTCGTGCCAGTCTGCAG GGAGCTTGACGACGATGTCGGTGTTCATCAATGGCGTGGCGACGGAGGTTCCCCGGGGCCCGATCGACTTGCGGTCCATGTTCGGGCAGGACGTGATGCTGGTCCACTCCACCAGCGGCATCCTCCCCGTCAACGAGTATGGAATCCTCATGCAGAGTCTGCAGATGGGCGAGAGCTACTTCTTG GTCACGAGGGGCTAG